AAATGTTGCTATCCTCCTACTCAGTTCTGGAgctgcttttttgctttttttgtatCAGTAATCTCATTCTGATGGTGACAAAAAGTCACCAGGCGGGGCTGTGGGCTTTAACACACTCATCTCCACATGCTGCACAAGAAGAACACAGAACAAGTGCACACCCAAACTTCAATAAATAGATATTTTTAGACATTCATCCACACAAACTCACTGCAGGCATGAACATCTCTTGTGGTTTTAATCCCTTTtcagtgaataaatgaatgcatttagACATGACTCTGTACAGGAAGCACATCCTCACCCCCAGCACATGGACTCTGTTGTAGTACGAGCTGAAGTCTTTGCTGAGAGACACGAGAAATTTACAGATCTGAGGAACACAGACAAGGATTTGAGTTAGAGAAGCATCTTCACAGCAGACTCTGGTTTAATACACACAAGTTGCCTTTTGATCGATACTCTACCTGTTCAGTCTTAATATTGACTCTGGCCCCTCCGCCTTCACAGTCTAACGCTTGTCCTGATTGGTCCAACAGCTCGGAGAACGGAATGAGGTAATTGAACAGGAGGAGCCACTCGCCCTGTCAGTCAAAACACAAGGACAGCGTGAGGACAGTTTACAgcttaacaaaaagaaaaatgaaggaagTGACAGAGCAGAGCGCAGAGGGCGTCACGCCGCTGTCCCCACAGCCCGTTACTCCGAAAAATCTGCTACAGGACGGAAAGAAAATCCACACTCTCCCTGTGTGATATGTTTTCCCACCAATATTCCATGAAGACCTGACCCTGACATTTTTATTCTAACTCTTATCAGGCAACGGACACGAGCCGATCAGGCAGGATAAAGGACTGTCGCACAAACTGGTCTTTGGTCCAATGGGACACTTTTCAGACTACTGGGGTTTCAGAATAACGGGCTGTCGGAAGATTTGGAAGTGTAGAAGATAACAAAATGGCACCTCTTCTTTCAGAGCAGAGAAGTCCAGCTGGGAGCCTTCAGGGATTTCTGGGTATAGACCTGCagataaaaagtcagaaaaccACATGAACATTTGTGCCGATCCACAGAATTCAACTAATACTTTTTCAAAATCTACTGTAGCGATGCAAATACAAGGCGCGTCCCACAACGCACACTCAGCCTCAGTTTGTCAATTAAACTTTTAattatatagcaccaaatcacaacaaaagttgtctgAGGACACTTTGCATACAGAGTTTTTTTTCctaagacaacaacaacagtacTTACATTCAACCAGAAATAACACAGGTCACTGTTAACCGAGTGTGGATAACCTGTCGATTACATTTCAAGTCTCGTAGTGCTGCataatgcaaacatttgcatatGTGAGTCATGTTTTCTGCCGGatgagaagaagctgctgtctgttaGCCCTCACTTACTGATGGGACACATGACATATTCCCAAAGACACAAAGCCAAAACAACAAGTtttataaatgtgttttattcttaAACTACTCATAAATAAAATTGTGCCTTTGAAACTACCTGAAATAATCTCAGCTATAcagaattatttttcatttacactCAGAATTTCTTCTATAGTACCTCTACAGGTCTTGAACACATGCAAACCTTTTGATATCCAATTTTCAGGATGTCTTTCACAGCATTAAATAGTCTGTGACTATTTAGTTTATGACATAGTGACAATAGCCGAGTCCAAAATCATTCCCTCATTAAACAAACAGTCAGTAAATCTGCTGATTGTGTGCAGTAAATTGACAATTCAGACTTTCATTGTCATCATGTTGTATTTCTAAACAAGGCTAACACAGCTGACAGtgttgatttttaaaaagtgctgaGTGGGACACTTCATGCTGTGACTGATCAGAGCATATCATCACACTGCTGCAGAACTTTTACAAACTttttaagaaacaaaacagcacagccCTCACCCTTCTCCACTCCTCTCTCGTAGCTGTCGAACAGCGTGTGCAGTCGGGCACAGTTGTACATCACAAACACTCCTCCTCTCGGGCCTTTGGTGGACACGCCCCCTTCCCTCTGGACGTCCAGTGTCACCTAAACAGACGGCCGTCAATTATTCTGACTCAACTAATTACATCAAAGAGCCAACTGTCATCCACTTCTGCATGAACAGACAGGCGCTCAGAGCTGCCAAGCTCGTCAAGTCAAACACAGTGTTTCTTAATTCATCAGCATGGCACGACGCCACCTGCACGACACGTTCAGGTGCAAACACGCCGCTGTCGTGATGACTCACAGGACTGGTGTGGACTGTCGACAGCAGCTCAAATCTGACAGTGGCAGAGGTCatgaccctgatgatgtcatcccaCGTCTGACCTATAagaggacagggaggaagaggagccgcTATTTCACTCCAGTTCATTCACTTCATCTGGATATGTCACTTCAATGGCACTTAGCATCAGTCGGTTTTAGAAACAGCGATGATTAACAATGAGCAtccacataaatgcacacacttCTTTGTTTGTACACACACCTTCTACTTGATCTCCATATTTCATCTCTGAGGCCTCCTTCATCTGACCTCTTCTCAGCctggaggagacgaggaggaaaGAAACAATAGAAGCCTCATTTACACAGACAGCTGCACTAAAAATACACAGCACCATCAACGCCCACTAGTGCTCTTCTGATTTAGTTTAATTAGAACTGAGACTTTACAGAGCAGGGAAGATCCAATTTGTAGTGTCGTccataataataaatatttgtCTGGTGGAGAAACAGTGCAGgacaggtggaggcagagaggaaaggcAGGAGACAAGAGACACAACCACAGACAAAGAAAGTGATGCTTCTTACTGCAGGTACTGTGCAGCAGTGAGGTGAGAACCAGGAGTCTTCACAGGCCCACACACCAGATgtctctgcagacacagcagagcaggtAAAAATAGGAACACAATGCAatacatgactgtgtgtgtgtgtgtgtgtgtgtgtgtgtgtggttacctgtgtgtgtgctgctccaCTGGCTCTCCACAACACCGCTATCTGCTGCTGGCGAAACTcatcctgacaggaagtcacatgTAATGCTGTTGCCATGGCTACCTGTGAAAGAGGCAGCAAGGATATACAAATCAatgctttgtttgtctgtcgttttgaaaaagagaaaaggaaatcaTCAAGGTGTGCTCATAgactgcgtgtgcgtgtgtgtgtgtgtgtgtgtgtgtgtgtgtgtgtgtgtctcactgtgcAGTCGGCTGTGGCGAGGTCCAGCTGTGCCAGGTGGGAAACACTGTCTCTGTGTACTGAAACAGATATACCAACAACATCTTACCAGCAAATATACAGTACCAATCATCTGTTATCctacttttcttttctcttacaTACAGATTTGGCAACACATGAAACAGTGCCTGATTGTCAAATGAATAGTTTAACATGTCTGGAAATACGACTGTGGGCTTCTTGCAGAGGGTTACACGAgaccactctcatatctgtccgtTAAAGGTTCGATGATATCCATCCAGCCAATGGTTCCACCCTATTCCACCGATCAATAGGTGGTGGTAATGCTGCAAGATACACAGCAATGCACCATCAAAGGAAGAGTGCGAGCTAGTGATCCTGGATGTAAACAAAGCAAGGTACAAACATATAAGAAAAATCAtctttgcaaatgtttaatGACGAAGGAAATGCACTAGACGTTTTTTCAACATGCTTTCTGATGAGaagcatttgatcatttttgttGGTTTACAtggaaactccacagggcaaCTTTAAGTATAGACCTGAAACCAGGAGaaagctagcttagcttagcatgacaACCGGAACCATGGGAAAACGGCGAGCTTGGCTCTTCCCAAAGGTCAAAAAACTCAATAAAATCTACCTAccagcacttctaaagctcaTAATTAATACACAGTATCTGACTATTTaattcatacacaaacagaaatctaaAAAGGTCATATTGTGGTTTTAGAGTTATGATATCAAATAAGCCCCCTTGTGGTCTCACCTGTGCAGGTACCGAGGCTGGGGTCGTATCCCAGTAGCCCCTCCTCCTGGAACACTCTTTTCAGGTTGACCCTCAGCGCTCCCTCGTTCTCCCCTTCCTCcgccttccttcctcctcctccgctggtcctccttcctctctctgtctccctttcctTGTAGGGGCAGTTCTCCAGGGCCTCCTGAATTTTCTCCTCCCGTTCCTCATTGGTCCAATTGGCTGGGGCTGTCGGCCAATCGATGCCCAGAGCTCGGAGAAAGGTGATGACGTCGCTGTCTTCAGGAAGTGTGGGACAATAGGACACTGCAAATCTGAGACAGGTAAGGAGACTGGGTCtgattaaagcagcatttttaatCTATAGCTGGAACTAACAGGTGTTTTCATAAGCAATtcatctgccaatcaggagCGTGTTCATTTGATCATTTCCTTCCATTCTCAAGCCCTTTCTGGGAATTCCCTACAGACTCACCCTTGTCTTCTCAACAGCGCCCCCATGTGGTCAGCCAGCAGAACAGTCCTCAGCTGACccagagtcagtgtttcaggGGTGGGTGTGTTGGGTTTAGGATGCAGCGCGGGGCAGTTGAGCACCACGCAGCCTTGCCTCTGACTTGAGGGCTTCAGGTACTCTGTGGCTCCACCTGCCAGGACAGCCCTGAAAGCTGCAGCTCGGTCCACCCTCACCCTCAGCCCCTCACCCATTACCTCCCCACCGGCCACAGGGAGGACCCCACTGCCACAGAGGGACAGGACCCTGGACATCACTGCTGGAGGAACCTGGGAGGACAGACGGAATGATTAGAGActtgtgtacatgcatgcatgaacacagaatatgtgagtgtgtgaggagggaAAGACATGGACAAAAGGCTGAAATTCAGGTTAttacatatgtatatatgcaaaGTATATAAGTTCTTGTAAGATATCTTTGTTAAAAAGCAACATTTGTGTTGAGAATTTGCATGCTGAGACGGATTTACATGAGTATTTCATTGAATGCTTTCACTGTTTACTGTATTTACTTAGAAATACAGAAGACGTGTTTGTTTAGTGGTTGTTTTTTAAGCTCTCATCCGAAGATTTGCATGTCTGAGAAACTTTGTCTATTTTgcacatgcatttgtgtttgtctatCACTGTCAGTGGAAATATGTCAGATTCGGTATCTTCTTCGACCCTCATACCAGTGCATTTGTGAAGTGCActacaggaagaaaaacacatgagCATCTTCCTCCAGGAGGATGCAGGAACACGCCCACGGACGCAACGTGCCATGAAAGACGCGTGTGTTAAGAAGGGACATCATCTTCATGACGTCACGTTTCTCAAGCTACGCAATAGGCCTCTGCGTGTTTTGCGCCACTCGAGCTGCAGCACAGTTATCTGCGCGTTTCTGTGCGTGTCCGTCTGACCCATATTGCACTGCCACTCGTGGGTTAATAATTAGTGCCGCGGGCTGATAGTGTCTGGTCGATCCTGATGGGGCAAAGTCAGCGGTCACTGTGCAAATCGGGATGTTCAGACGTGTCAGTATCATTCAAACATATCCAGGATTTTAGGGTTATGGATTCACGTCGGTTTTAACCTTGTTTTCCACACAGCTGACTCGACTGAGCATTATAAAGCCGACAGTCCCCATCCTCTGTTCCTATTGGCCGAGTCACGTTCGAAATTGAAAACACCTTCCGGCCATTTAAATATTACTACGCTGTCCCACCACCCTCACCTTAACTGCCACCTTTAGCAGCTGGCCAGGAACTATACTGCTTAGCGGAAGAATAAAATATAGACTTCCTTGGCATTCCGTAAGAAGTTTTACGCGTTAAGATGTGTCTTAACATCAGCGGCGACAAGATACCGTTAAATGTGAGTGTCGAGCGATGATTCGTGTTTTCtacaaaga
This region of Chaetodon auriga isolate fChaAug3 chromosome 10, fChaAug3.hap1, whole genome shotgun sequence genomic DNA includes:
- the dalrd3 gene encoding DALR anticodon-binding domain-containing protein 3, which produces MENIEESSPLRITPTVRALSSALRGKRDNVPEPRRENGDRIFPEPEKLWFKESSAKNLRNRDFLSPTTMLHTLYADGQVPPAVMSRVLSLCGSGVLPVAGGEVMGEGLRVRVDRAAAFRAVLAGGATEYLKPSSQRQGCVVLNCPALHPKPNTPTPETLTLGQLRTVLLADHMGALLRRQGFAVSYCPTLPEDSDVITFLRALGIDWPTAPANWTNEEREEKIQEALENCPYKERETERGRRTSGGGGRKAEEGENEGALRVNLKRVFQEEGLLGYDPSLGTCTVHRDSVSHLAQLDLATADCTVAMATALHVTSCQDEFRQQQIAVLWRASGAAHTQRHLVCGPVKTPGSHLTAAQYLQLRRGQMKEASEMKYGDQVEGQTWDDIIRVMTSATVRFELLSTVHTSPVTLDVQREGGVSTKGPRGGVFVMYNCARLHTLFDSYERGVEKGLYPEIPEGSQLDFSALKEEGEWLLLFNYLIPFSELLDQSGQALDCEGGGARVNIKTEQICKFLVSLSKDFSSYYNRVHVLGEPLPHLFNQMFCRLYLLRALRELYHSALDILNLPPIRQL